The following coding sequences are from one Sander lucioperca isolate FBNREF2018 chromosome 2, SLUC_FBN_1.2, whole genome shotgun sequence window:
- the bcl2l16 gene encoding BCL2 like 16 produces the protein MCQSEVPGARLGLNSPDPLVREAFLMAHDYIDYVTTGGADGAMGPAPTACTTALRYAGDELLTRFPIFFRRWPRVFQDVTENTACPALMSILDEHFFPPVPGGRRRDLAWSAVLSVYVLAGQMALHCHERGMLEVLPQLKECVGSYVERVICPEIRDKGGWSGFVSRFGEKQGLEGQVKKGCCWTLLALAIGILTYFLWKRIA, from the exons ATGTGTCAGTCGGAGGTGCCAGGGGCCCGACTGGGCCTGAACAGTCCTGACCCGCTGGTGAGAGAGGCTTTTCTGATGGCCCATGACTACATAGACTATGTAACCACAGGGGGGGCAGATGGCGCCATGGGTCCAGCCCCTACAGCCTGCACCACGGCCCTGCGCTACGCCGGAGACGAGCTCCTCACCCGCTTCCCCATCTTCTTCCGGCGCTGGCCTCGGGTCTTCCAGGACGTGACGGAGAACACGGCCTGCCCCGCGCTCATGAGCATCCTGGACGAGCATTTCTTCCCACCAGTCCCTGGGGGGCGGCGCAGGGACCTGGCCTGGAGCGCCGTGCTATCGGTGTATGTGCTGGCTGGCCAGATGGCTCTGCATTGCCATGAGAGGGGCATGCTGGAGGTCCTACCACAGCTGAAGGAGTGTGTGGGGTCCTATGTGGAGAGGGTCATCTGCCCTGAGATACGAGACAAGGGAGGATGG AGTGGTTTTGTATCACGCTTTGGAGAGAAGCAGGGCTTGGAGGGCCAGGTGAAGAAAGGGTGCTGTTGGACACTGCTGGCATTGGCCATAGGCATCCTCACCTACTTCTTGTGGAAAAGAATAGCTTAG
- the tubb2b gene encoding tubulin beta-2b chain, producing the protein MREIVHLQAGQCGNQIGAKFWEVISDEHGIDPTGTYHGDSDLQLDRINVYYNEASGGKYVPRAVLVDLEPGTMDSVRSGPFGQVFRPDNFVFGQSGAGNNWAKGHYTEGAELVDSVLDVVRKEAESCDCLQGFQLTHSLGGGTGSGMGTLLISKIREEYPDRIMNTFSVVPSPKVSDTVVEPYNATLSVHQLVENTDETYCIDNEALYDICFRTLKLTTPSYGDLNHLVSATMSGVTTCLRFPGQLNADLRKLAVNMVPFPRLHFFMPGFAPLTSRGSQQYRSLTVPELTQQMFDAKNMMAACDPRHGRYLTVAAIFRGRMSMKEVDEQMLNVQNKNSSYFVEWIPNNVKTAVCDIPPRGLKMAATFIGNSTAIQELFKRISEQFTAMFRRKAFLHWYTGEGMDEMEFTEAESNMNDLVSEYQQYQDATAEEEGEFEEEGEEELA; encoded by the exons ATGAGGGAAATTGTGCATCTCCAAGCTGGCCAGTGCGGAAACCAGATTGGTGCCAAG TTTTGGGAGGTGATAAGTGATGAGCATGGAATTGACCCAACTGGTACATACCATGGTGACAGTGACCTGCAGCTGGACAGGATCAATGTTTACTACAATGAAGCCTCAG GTGGAAAATATGTGCCCCGTGCTGTGCTGGTTGATCTGGAGCCAGGCACCATGGACTCTGTGAGGTCCGGACCTTTCGGCCAGGTCTTCAGACCAGACAACTTTGTGTTCG GCCAGAGTGGTGCTGGCAACAACTGGGCTAAGGGTCACTACACAGAGGGTGCAGAGCTGGTAGACTCTGTCCTTGATGTGGTGAGGAAGGAGGCAGAGAGCTGCGACTGCCTTCAGGGCTTCCAGCTCACACACTCCCTGGGTGGTGGCACAGGCTCTGGTATGGGCACCCTGCTCATCAGCAAGATCCGTGAAGAGTACCCCGACCGCATCATGAACACCTTCAGCGTGGTGCCTTCCCCAAAAGTATCGGACACAGTTGTTGAGCCCTACAACGCCACACTATCGGTCCACCAGCTTGTAGAAAACACAGACGAGACCTACTGCATCGACAATGAGGCTCTGTATGACATCTGTTTCCGCACCCTTAAACTCACAACCCCCTCATACGGTGACCTCAACCACTTGGTTTCTGCCACCATGAGCGGTGTCACCACCTGCCTCAGGTTCCCCGGACAGCTCAACGCTGACCTGCGTAAGCTTGCAGTAAACATGGTGCCATTCCCCCGTCTGCACTTCTTCATGCCAGGCTTCGCTCCCCTCACAAGCCGAGGCAGCCAGCAGTACAGATCACTCACTGTGCCAGAGCTCACCCAGCAGATGTTCGACGCCAAGAACATGATGGCCGCCTGCGACCCGCGTCACGGCCGCTACCTGACAGTGGCTGCCATCTTCCGCGGCCGCATGTCCATGAAGGAGGTGGACGAGCAGATGCTGAACGTGCAGAACAAGAACAGCAGCTACTTTGTCGAATGGATCCCCAACAACGTCAAGACCGCCGTCTGCGACATTCCTCCCCGTGGCCTCAAGATGGCTGCCACTTTCATCGGCAACAGCACAGCCATCCAGGAGCTGTTCAAGCGCATCTCTGAGCAGTTCACTGCTATGTTCAGGCGCAAAGCTTTCCTCCACTGGTACACAGGTGAGGGTATGGATGAGATGGAGTTCACAGAGGCAGAGAGCAACATGAATGACCTTGTGTCTGAGTACCAGCAGTACCAGGATGCCACtgctgaggaggagggagagtttGAGGAGGAGGGTGAGGAGGAGCTGGCCTAA